A genomic region of Lonchura striata isolate bLonStr1 chromosome 8, bLonStr1.mat, whole genome shotgun sequence contains the following coding sequences:
- the TBR1 gene encoding T-box brain protein 1 isoform X2: MQLEHCLSPSIMLSKKFLNVSSSYPHAGGSELALHDHPIISTTDNLERSSPLKKITRGMTNQSDTDNFPDSKDTPGDVQRNKLSPVLDGVSELRHSFDGSAADRYLLSQSSQPQSAASAPSTMFPYPSQHGPAHPAFSIASPSRYMAHHPVITNGAYNSLLSNSSPQGYPTAGYPYPQQYGHSYQGAPFYQFSSTQPGLVPGKAQVYLCNRPLWLKFHRHQTEMIITKQGRRMFPFLSFNISGLDPTAHYNIFVDVILADPNHWRFQGGKWVPCGKADTNVQGNRVYMHPDSPNTGAHWMRQEISFGKLKLTNNKGASNNNGQMVVLQSLHKYQPRLHVVEVNEDGTEDTNQPGRVQTFTFPETQFIAVTAYQNTDITQLKIDHNPFAKGFRDNYDTIYTGCDMDRLTPSPNDSPRSQIVPGARYAMAGSFLQDQFQAEDPGAPSPQRWFVAPANNRLDFAASAYDTATDFAGNAATLLSYAAAGVKALPLQAAGCAGRPLGYYADPSGWGARSPPQYCSKSGSVLSCWPNSAAAARMAAGNPYLGEEAESLAPERSPLPGAEDSKPKDLSDSSWIETPSSIKSIDSSDSGIYEQAKRRRISPSDTPVSESSSPLKSEVLTQRDCEKTCAKDIGYYGFYSHS; encoded by the exons ATGCAGCTGGAGCATTGTCTTTCTCCCTCTATCATGCTCTCCAAGAAATTTCTCAATGTGAGCAGCAGTTACCCACATGCAGGCGGATCTGAGCTTGCCTTGCATGATCATCCCATTATCTCGACCACTGACAACCTGGAGAGAAGTTCacctttgaaaaaaattaccagGGGGATGACGAATCAGTCAGATAcagacaattttcctgactcCAAGGACACACCAGGGGACGTCCAGAGAAATAAACTCTCTCCCGTCTTGGACGGGGTCTCTGAGCTTCGTCACAGTTTCGATGGATCTGCTGCAGATCGCTATCTGCTCTCTCAGTCCAGCCAGCCCCAgtctgctgcctctgctcctaGTACCATGTTCCCTTATCCCAGCCAGCATGGACCTGCTCACCCAGCCTTCTCCATCGCCAGCCCCAGCCGCTACATGGCTCATCATCCTGTGATCACCAACGGAGCTTATAACAGCCTCCTGTCCAACTCTTCTCCGCAAGGCTACCCCACGGCGGGCTACCCGTACCCCCAGCAGTATGGCCATTCCTACCAAGGGGCACCTTTCTACCAGTTCTCCTCCACCCAGCCGGGGCTGGTTCCCGGCAAGGCTCAGGTCTACCTGTGCAACAGGCCACTCTGGCTGAAATTTCACCGGCACCAGACGGAGATGATCATCACGAAGCAGGGAAG gcGCATGTTCCCTTTCCTAAGCTTTAATATTTCTGGTCTCGACCCTACGGCTCACTACAATATTTTTGTGGATGTAATTTTGGCGGACCCCAATCACTGGAGATTTCAGGGAGGCAAATGGGTTCCTTGCGGCAAGGCGGACACAAATGTACAAG GAAACCGGGTGTATATGCATCCCGACTCCCCCAACACGGGAGCCCACTGGATGCGTCAGGAAATCTCCTTTGGGAAATTAAAACTTACAAACAATAAAGGAGCATCAAACAACAACGGGCAG ATGGTGGTTTTACAGTCCCTTCACAAGTACCAACCTCGCTTGCATGTGGTGGAGGTGAACGAAGACGGGACGGAGGATACCAACCAGCCGGGCAGAGTGCAGACATTCACCTTCCCCGAGACGCAGTTCATTGCCGTCACCGCCTACCAAAACACCGAT ATCACGCAGCTGAAAATAGACCACAACCCTTTCGCAAAAGGATTCCGAGACAATTATGACAC GATCTACACGGGCTGCGACATGGACCGGCTGACGCCTTCCCCCAACGACTCGCCCCGCTCGCAGATCGTGCCCGGGGCCCGCTACGCCATGGCCGGCTCCTTCCTCCAGGACCAGTTC CAAGCCGAGGACCCGGGGGCCCCCTCGCCGCAGCGCTGGTTCGTCGCCCCCGCCAACAATCGCCTCGACTTCGCCGCCTCCGCCTACGACACGGCCACCGACTTCGCCGGCAACGCGGCCACGCTGCTGTCCTACGCGGCCGCGGGCGTCAAGGCGCTGCCGCTGCAGGCGGCCGGCTGCGCCGGGCGGCCGCTGGGCTACTACGCCGACCCCTCGGGCTGGGGGGCCCGCAGCCCCCCGCAGTACTGCAGCAAGTCGGGCTCCGTGCTCTCCTGCTGGCCCAacagcgcggcggcggcgcgcatGGCCGCCGGCAACCCCTACCTGGGGGAGGAGGCGGAGAGCCTGGCCCCCGAGCGGTCCCCCTTGCCGGGCGCCGAGGACTCCAAGCCCAAAGATTTGTCCGACTCCAGCTGGATCGAGACGCCGTCGTCCATTAAGTCCATCGACTCCTCCGATTCTGGGATTTACGAGCAGGCCAAAAGGAGGCGGATCTCCCCCTCGGACACCCCGGTGTCCGAGAGCTCCTCGCCCCTCAAGAGCGAGGTGCTCACCCAGCGGGACTGCGAAAAGACCTGCGCCAAGGACATCGGCTATTACGGCTTCTACTCGCACAGCTAG
- the TBR1 gene encoding T-box brain protein 1 isoform X1: MQLEHCLSPSIMLSKKFLNVSSSYPHAGGSELALHDHPIISTTDNLERSSPLKKITRGMTNQSDTDNFPDSKDTPGDVQRNKLSPVLDGVSELRHSFDGSAADRYLLSQSSQPQSAASAPSTMFPYPSQHGPAHPAFSIASPSRYMAHHPVITNGAYNSLLSNSSPQGYPTAGYPYPQQYGHSYQGAPFYQFSSTQPGLVPGKAQVYLCNRPLWLKFHRHQTEMIITKQGRRMFPFLSFNISGLDPTAHYNIFVDVILADPNHWRFQGGKWVPCGKADTNVQGNRVYMHPDSPNTGAHWMRQEISFGKLKLTNNKGASNNNGQMVVLQSLHKYQPRLHVVEVNEDGTEDTNQPGRVQTFTFPETQFIAVTAYQNTDITQLKIDHNPFAKGFRDNYDTIYTGCDMDRLTPSPNDSPRSQIVPGARYAMAGSFLQDQFVSNYAKSRFHPGAGAGPGPGADRSVPHTNGLLSPQQAEDPGAPSPQRWFVAPANNRLDFAASAYDTATDFAGNAATLLSYAAAGVKALPLQAAGCAGRPLGYYADPSGWGARSPPQYCSKSGSVLSCWPNSAAAARMAAGNPYLGEEAESLAPERSPLPGAEDSKPKDLSDSSWIETPSSIKSIDSSDSGIYEQAKRRRISPSDTPVSESSSPLKSEVLTQRDCEKTCAKDIGYYGFYSHS; the protein is encoded by the exons ATGCAGCTGGAGCATTGTCTTTCTCCCTCTATCATGCTCTCCAAGAAATTTCTCAATGTGAGCAGCAGTTACCCACATGCAGGCGGATCTGAGCTTGCCTTGCATGATCATCCCATTATCTCGACCACTGACAACCTGGAGAGAAGTTCacctttgaaaaaaattaccagGGGGATGACGAATCAGTCAGATAcagacaattttcctgactcCAAGGACACACCAGGGGACGTCCAGAGAAATAAACTCTCTCCCGTCTTGGACGGGGTCTCTGAGCTTCGTCACAGTTTCGATGGATCTGCTGCAGATCGCTATCTGCTCTCTCAGTCCAGCCAGCCCCAgtctgctgcctctgctcctaGTACCATGTTCCCTTATCCCAGCCAGCATGGACCTGCTCACCCAGCCTTCTCCATCGCCAGCCCCAGCCGCTACATGGCTCATCATCCTGTGATCACCAACGGAGCTTATAACAGCCTCCTGTCCAACTCTTCTCCGCAAGGCTACCCCACGGCGGGCTACCCGTACCCCCAGCAGTATGGCCATTCCTACCAAGGGGCACCTTTCTACCAGTTCTCCTCCACCCAGCCGGGGCTGGTTCCCGGCAAGGCTCAGGTCTACCTGTGCAACAGGCCACTCTGGCTGAAATTTCACCGGCACCAGACGGAGATGATCATCACGAAGCAGGGAAG gcGCATGTTCCCTTTCCTAAGCTTTAATATTTCTGGTCTCGACCCTACGGCTCACTACAATATTTTTGTGGATGTAATTTTGGCGGACCCCAATCACTGGAGATTTCAGGGAGGCAAATGGGTTCCTTGCGGCAAGGCGGACACAAATGTACAAG GAAACCGGGTGTATATGCATCCCGACTCCCCCAACACGGGAGCCCACTGGATGCGTCAGGAAATCTCCTTTGGGAAATTAAAACTTACAAACAATAAAGGAGCATCAAACAACAACGGGCAG ATGGTGGTTTTACAGTCCCTTCACAAGTACCAACCTCGCTTGCATGTGGTGGAGGTGAACGAAGACGGGACGGAGGATACCAACCAGCCGGGCAGAGTGCAGACATTCACCTTCCCCGAGACGCAGTTCATTGCCGTCACCGCCTACCAAAACACCGAT ATCACGCAGCTGAAAATAGACCACAACCCTTTCGCAAAAGGATTCCGAGACAATTATGACAC GATCTACACGGGCTGCGACATGGACCGGCTGACGCCTTCCCCCAACGACTCGCCCCGCTCGCAGATCGTGCCCGGGGCCCGCTACGCCATGGCCGGCTCCTTCCTCCAGGACCAGTTCGTGAGTAACTACGCCAAGTCCCGCTTCCATCCCGGGGCAGgagccggcccggggcccggcGCCGACCGCAGCGTGCCCCACACCAACGGGCTGCTCTCCCCACAGCAAGCCGAGGACCCGGGGGCCCCCTCGCCGCAGCGCTGGTTCGTCGCCCCCGCCAACAATCGCCTCGACTTCGCCGCCTCCGCCTACGACACGGCCACCGACTTCGCCGGCAACGCGGCCACGCTGCTGTCCTACGCGGCCGCGGGCGTCAAGGCGCTGCCGCTGCAGGCGGCCGGCTGCGCCGGGCGGCCGCTGGGCTACTACGCCGACCCCTCGGGCTGGGGGGCCCGCAGCCCCCCGCAGTACTGCAGCAAGTCGGGCTCCGTGCTCTCCTGCTGGCCCAacagcgcggcggcggcgcgcatGGCCGCCGGCAACCCCTACCTGGGGGAGGAGGCGGAGAGCCTGGCCCCCGAGCGGTCCCCCTTGCCGGGCGCCGAGGACTCCAAGCCCAAAGATTTGTCCGACTCCAGCTGGATCGAGACGCCGTCGTCCATTAAGTCCATCGACTCCTCCGATTCTGGGATTTACGAGCAGGCCAAAAGGAGGCGGATCTCCCCCTCGGACACCCCGGTGTCCGAGAGCTCCTCGCCCCTCAAGAGCGAGGTGCTCACCCAGCGGGACTGCGAAAAGACCTGCGCCAAGGACATCGGCTATTACGGCTTCTACTCGCACAGCTAG